A genomic window from Planctomycetia bacterium includes:
- a CDS encoding Gfo/Idh/MocA family oxidoreductase, whose product MPMSLDRREFMNRSLAAGMVAGCATFTGYEKKTRAASPNEKIVVGVMGLGRGKQLVDTFSQSPNAIVEYVCDVDSRRLPAAASLVTKNGGNTPQQIGDFRKILDDKKVDALVIAAPDHWHAPTTILACNAGKHVYCVKPASHNAQEGEWMVQTARKQNRVVQLGTQRRSMPSYIEGIKRLKAGAIGKPLLARSFYFNPRPSIKKGADAAVPEWLNYDLWQGPAPERGYRDNVVHYNWHWLWHWGTAELGNNGIHMIDICRWGLGVDYAQHITTGGGRYRYDDDQQTPDTSITTFDFGGQSICWEGRSFYKPIDNEIKYEAAFFGENGSMTFDQTKYKVYDADGKVIEEEKFTGGDAPHIENFLACVRDGKRPNADIEEGHKSTLLCHLGNMAYRTGQAITPDPTTHKPNNADAQKMWGREYRAGWEPKV is encoded by the coding sequence ATGCCGATGTCGCTCGATCGTCGCGAGTTTATGAATCGTTCTTTGGCTGCGGGCATGGTCGCCGGATGCGCGACGTTTACCGGCTACGAAAAGAAAACGCGCGCCGCGAGTCCGAACGAGAAGATCGTGGTCGGTGTGATGGGGCTCGGCCGAGGCAAGCAACTCGTCGACACGTTCTCGCAGAGTCCGAACGCGATCGTCGAGTACGTTTGCGATGTCGATTCGCGCCGCTTGCCGGCCGCCGCCAGCTTGGTGACGAAGAACGGCGGCAATACGCCGCAACAGATCGGCGACTTCCGCAAGATTCTCGACGATAAGAAAGTCGACGCACTCGTCATCGCGGCTCCCGACCATTGGCACGCTCCCACCACGATCTTGGCTTGCAATGCCGGGAAGCATGTCTACTGCGTAAAGCCGGCGAGCCACAACGCACAAGAAGGGGAATGGATGGTGCAAACGGCGCGGAAGCAAAACCGCGTCGTGCAACTCGGGACGCAGCGCCGCAGCATGCCGTCGTATATCGAAGGGATCAAGCGACTGAAGGCCGGGGCGATCGGCAAGCCGCTCTTGGCGCGATCGTTCTATTTCAATCCTCGCCCGAGCATTAAGAAGGGGGCCGATGCCGCGGTGCCCGAGTGGTTGAACTACGACTTGTGGCAAGGCCCGGCGCCGGAGCGCGGTTATCGCGACAACGTCGTTCATTACAACTGGCACTGGCTCTGGCATTGGGGAACGGCCGAGCTCGGCAACAACGGCATTCACATGATCGACATTTGCCGCTGGGGCCTGGGGGTCGACTATGCGCAGCACATCACGACCGGCGGCGGCCGCTATCGCTACGACGATGATCAGCAAACGCCCGACACGAGCATCACGACGTTCGATTTCGGCGGCCAATCGATCTGTTGGGAAGGGCGCAGCTTCTACAAACCGATCGATAACGAGATCAAATACGAAGCGGCGTTCTTCGGCGAAAACGGCTCGATGACGTTCGATCAGACGAAGTACAAAGTCTACGATGCCGACGGCAAGGTGATCGAAGAAGAGAAGTTCACCGGGGGCGACGCACCGCACATCGAGAATTTTCTCGCTTGCGTGCGCGACGGTAAACGCCCGAACGCCGACATCGAAGAAGGGCACAAGAGCACGCTCTTATGCCATCTCGGCAACATGGCCTACCGCACCGGCCAAGCGATCACGCCCGACCCGACGACGCATAAGCCGAACAACGCCGATGCGCAAAAAATGTGGGGCCGAGAGTATCGCGCCGGGTGGGAACCGAAGGTGTAG